CCCAGCCGGGCCGAGGCCGGCCCGGCTGGCGGGGCGAACTGATCCGGCCCCTCGCCCGGACGTATCGGGGCCGCACGCTGGCGGCGACAGATCCCGATCAGCACACGACCTGGCAGGAAGGCGACGCCGTCATCCGTTGCGCCGAAGTACCGAGGCCACAAAGGGCCTCTGGCCAGCCTCTACCCAGAGAGGCGATGCGCCCAGGCGAGTCCAAAGGAGCAGACCTCTCCAGCATACACCCACCTTCAGGAACTTGACACGTCTGTCCACAGGTGACGGCCTAAAGCCGGCCAGAGTCAAGCGCTGACGATGCATCACGACAAGGTCATCACGCAATTGCTCTGAGGCCCGCTAGAAGACCAGCTTGGCGAGTCCGAGGATGCCCTGCTTCCACGGCACCCGGTGCGAGACGCCGGCCGTCCCTTCGAACTGGTCCAGGTGCTCGACGTACCAGTGGTAGTTGCGGACCATCGCCTCGGCTGTCGAGTACCTCGGATCGAAGCCGAGCACGCGCTGCGCCTTCTCGATGGACACAAACGAGTCTTTCGAGACCGTCTCGTAGACCCACTTGTACAGCGGCGACAGGTTGAACGCTTCCAGCAGCCGCAGCGTCCAGATCATCGGTGTAACGATGGGCAGCGGGATCACCTTCTTGCCGTGGCCGGCCTCGTCCAGCACCGCCTGGACATCCTGCTTCCAGGTCGTGAACTCGGCCGCTCCGATGTTGAACGTGTCGTTGACCTCCTCACGCTCGCCGGTCGCCACCAGGTACACCGCGTCGCAGAGGTCGGCCACGTCGAGCAGCTGGTAGCGGTTGTTCCCCATCCCGATGTTCGGGAAGTTGTGGCCAGTGTGCGCCCAGTCGTAGAGCAGCGCGAAGACGCCCAGGCGCTCCGGCCCGACGAACGACTTTGGCCGGAGGATCGGGACGCAGAGTCCGGCCTCGCGGGCGCTCTCGCACAACTGCTCGGCCTTGATCTTGGCCTTGCCGTACGGGCCGACCCCGATGAGCCGGTCATCCTCGTAGAGCGGGTGGTGATCCGGGATGCCATAAACCGCCGTTGAGGAGATGTGTACGACGCGGTCGATGCCGTGTTGCAGGGCGATCTCCAGCACGTTGCGGGTGCCGGTGATGTCTGTGGTCAGGATGTCCTGCGTCGAGTAGAGCGGGAGCGCGGCAGCCGTGTGGATGACCACGTCCGCACCCTGCATCGCCCGCCAGAGGGCCGCCCGGTCGCGGATGTCGCCGGTGATCGCGGTGACCCGGCCCTTCGCGTCAGGGTAGTCGAACGGCGCAAGATCGTAGGTGACGACCTCGTGGCCGCGCGCGAGCAGGAAGCGGCTGAGGTTGATGCCCAGAAAGCCAGCCCCGCCGGTCAGAAAGTATCGTGTCATACGGTACGCTCACCATCTCCAGGCGTGCGGGTTGGGAGCGCGGCATGGGCGGCAGCCCGGGAATCGCGTGCTGCCACGGCTCGAGCGGCGCAGGCCCCCTGTACGGCCGAATGGCTGAATGGTACGGGATGGCCGCCGCTCGCACGCGGTGATTGGCCTGTCGCAGCCACCTGAAGGCCGCTGAGTTGTGACGTATGCCCAACGTCGTTTGTGCGGCCCGCACAAAATGTGGCGCGCTCGCGGGCCACCCATCACACCAGCCATCACGACGGCGTTGCAGGTGATGGTGGGGGGGATACGGTCAAGAAATGGGTGGCATGCGATGCCGTGGCTCAACGAGCGATCGATTCGAACGAAGCTTCTGTCGGCGTTTCTGCTGCTCGGCCTCGTGCCGATGCTGGCAGTCAGCGTTTTCGCGTACCGCTCCGCTGAGCGGACAGTCATCGACGCCGCCGGGCAGCGTGTCGAGGACGTGGCATTCCAGGCCATCGACAAGTTGGACCGCAACCTCTTCGAGCGCTACGGCGACGTCCAGGCCTATGCGCTGAGCGCGCCAGCCCGCTCGATGGAGCCGGAGCGCATCGCCGCCTGGATCGACACGATGATGGGCGTCTACAGCCCGATCTACAAGCTCATGATCGTGGCGGACGCCCAGGGCCATATCGTGGCCGTCAACAGCGTGGATCTCGACGGCAAACCCCTTCCAACGTCCCAGGCCCTGTTGCAGCGCGATGTCAGCGGCGAGCGCTGGTACCGCGAGGCGATGGCGGGGCAGATCAAGGACACGACTGCGCTGGTCGAAGACCTGCACCACGACGACCTGATGCGGGCTGTCTATGGGGAGAGTTCCGGGGCAGACCTCGCTCTCAGCTTCAGCGCGCCGATCAAGGACGTCGACGGCCGGATCGTTGGCGTCTGGACCAACCGCTTCAACTGGGACGTTGCCACCCAGATCTTGAAAGAGGTCCAGGACCGGGCGCGCCGCGACGGCATGGAGACGATGCGGCTCGGGCTGCTCTCGCTGCGGGGCCTGCCGCTGATCCACGACGACGCTGCTCAGATCCTCCAGGCGTCGCCGTCGGCTGACCAGCGTGCGACACTGGCGAGGGCCGCGCCGACCGGCCACCGTGACGGCGTGTCGACGGCCGGCGACAGTGCAGTCATGGCTGGCTGGGCGAACTCCGCCGGCTACGCCTCCTACCCCGGGCTGAGCTGGGTTGCCACAAGCTCCCAGAGCCGTGACGAGGTGCTGGCGCCGGCGATGTCCCTGGGCGCGGCGCTCGCCGGTGCGCTGGCCGTCGCCGTCGCGGTGATCTGTACGGTGTCGTGGCTGGTGGCGCGCGTCCTGGTTCGCCAGATCAACAGGGTCGGCGCGGTGGCCTCCAGGCTGGCCGAGGGCGACTTGCGCGAGACCGTCGATGCCGAGTCCGCCGACGAGATCGGCAAGATGGCGACCGCGATGAGCCGCATGGTGCGGTATCAGCGACAGATGGCGGCCGTCGCCGATGCCGTCGCGGCCGGCGACCTCGCCATGGACGTCGAGCCACAGTCTGAGCACGATGCGCTCAGCATCGCGTTCCGCGAGATGGTCGGCAACCTCCGAGAGCTGCTCGGGGAGGTGACGGCCACGGCCGACCGGCTGGCCGGCACCTCGACAGAGCTTGGCCAGACGGCGGCCAGGACCGGCGACGTGGTGCAGCAGGTGTCGCGGTCGATTCAACAGGTGGTCGGCGGCGTCAGCGAGACCAGCCAGTCCGCCCACCATTCCAACGCGGCAGTCGGCCAGCTCACAGAGGCGATTGACAGCGTGGCGCGCGGCGCGATGCAGCAGGCCCACCAGGTTCAGACGGCGTCTGGCACGTCGGCGCGGATGGCCGCCAGCGTGCAGCAGATGGCCGCGACCGTGTAGGCCGTCGCGGATGCCAGCCGGAGCACACGCGACTCGGCCCACCAGGGCGCCGGCGCCGTGCAGCAGACGGTCAGCGGCATGGAGCAGATCAAGGAGGTCGTCCACCACGCCTCGGCGAAGGTGAAGGAGCTCGGGGCACTCGGGGAGCGGATCGGGGCCGTTGTCGGCACCATCAACGACATCGCCGAGCAGACCAACCTGCTGGCGCTGAACGCTGCCATCGAGGCCGCCCGGGCTGGCGATGCTGGCCGCGGCTTCGCGGTGGTGGCGGACGAGGTCCGGAAGCTGGCCGAGCGGTCCCAGCGGGAGACCCGCGAGATCGGGGCGCTGATCGACGACGTGCAGGCGGGCACCCGCCAGGCTGTCTCGGCGATGGCCGACGGCTCCACGGAAGTCGAGCGCGGGATGGCGAAGGCCGCCCTGGCCGGCGCAGCCCTCGAACGGATCCTCCAGGAGGTCGATGCCACTGTGGGACAGGTCAACGAGATCGCGGCGGCGGCGCAGGGGATGTCAACGGGGGCGCGCTCGGTCGTCGATACGATGGAGGAAATCGCCGGCGGGGTCGAGGCGAACTCGGCGGCGACGGAGCAGATGGCAGCCCAGGCCGGCGAGGTTGTCAATTTGACCTCTGGTATCGCCTCGATCTCCGAGCAGAATGCTGACGACGCGCGCATCGTTGAGGCGTCCGTCGTCGACATGTCGACGCGGGTCGAGGAGATGAATTCCCAGGCGGAGGCGATGGCGCACGCTGCCGAGCATCTGCGGGGTCTGGTCGGGCGCTTCCACCTGACGGCCGGTCAGGTCGAGACGGCGGACGGGACGGCAGGGCCGCAGGGGCTGACGCGCGGGGTTGACCTGGCGCGCCGCGCAAGTTAGCGACGGCATTCCTGGTTCTGTTGCAGGCTTCGCCGGTAGCTGCACCGGTCGGGCCGAGCAACCGCCGGCCGCCTGTTCGGCAGCCAGTCTCGTTTGTCGTGAGCGCATCGTTGGGAGAAACGGGCGGGCCTCGCGGCCGCCCGTGCGGCCAGTCCGGCCGACGTCGAACGTCGACCCGTCAAACGACCCGCGCACTGCATGACTGGCGCATGAGGAGGTGAGGAGCAGATGCACGTTCGAGACCTGTCGTCCGTGCGCCCCGGCAACGTTCTGGCCCGGGCGGTCTTCACCGAGCGCGGGGACGTCCTGCTCGCCGAGGGGACGGTCCTGACCGAGGCCTACGTCGAAGCGCTGCGGCAACGCGGCTTCTTCACGGTGCACGTCGAGGACGGCCTGTCTGACGACGTGCGGCCCGTGGACATCGTCTCAGCGCAGGTGCGGGCCAGCACGGCCGCCCACGTCGCCAGGATGTTCGAGATCGTGGCGGTGACGGCCGGCGTGATGCCGAGCAGAGCGCCGTCCAGTGGCGCCGGCGCCCGGCCGTCCCCGTCCTCCAGCCGTGGCAGGTCGGCTGGCCGCCCGACAGATCAGCTTGGCGACCGCGTCCTGCAACTGCCGAGCGACGGCATGTCGATGCTGGAAGCGCTCTACCGCGACATCGAGCGGATCATGGCCGAGATCCTCGGCGCGGATGCCGTCGCCAGCCTCGAATCGCTGAAGACCCACAGCGACTACACGTTTGAGCACTCGGTTGAGGTCGCCATCGTCGCCATCGTGCTGGGGCGCAACCTCGGCCTGCCGGACAGCCAGATTCGCGAGCTGGCGCTCGGAGCGCTGCTGCACGATATCGGCAAGGTCTACATCGACCCGGCCATCGTCAACAAGCCCGGCCGCCTGACGCTCGAAGAGTTCGAGGAGATCAAGAAGCACCCCTTGCTCGGCTTCGAGCTGGTGCGCCGCCTGCCGCTGTTCAGCACGCTGCCGGCGCACGTGGCCTACCAGCACCATGAGAAGCAGGATGGCTCCGGCTACCCGCGCCAGCTTGTGGGCAACAATCGCATCCTGCGGTTGGAGGCCGACCGGCTTCGACCGACGCGCATCCTGCTGATCGCCGAGATCGCCGCCGTGGCCGACGTGTTCTGCGCCCTGGCCTCGGCCCGGCCGTACAAGCCAGCCTTTCCGCTCGACCGGGTGGCGGTCATGCTGCGGCAAATCGCTGGCTCACACCTGAACCATGACGTAGTCAGCGCGCTGCTCTCGACCGTCCCGATGTACGCCATCGGTCACTGGATCGAGGTCGTCACCGGGCCGTACCGGGGCTGGCGCGGCGTGGTCACCGGCGTCGATGCGGCGACGCTCCATCTGCCGCAGATCCGGCTGCACCTGGACGCCCGCCGCAACGCCGTGCATGTGCCCGTCGAGGCGGATCTCCGCCAACATGCTGACTGGAAGATCGTCTGCCTGCCGCCCGGCGAGGAGCCGACCGCGCCACCGCTGGAGCAGCGCGGCGTCTCGTAGACCAACGTGACGACGGAATCTGCATAGCAGGGGCCAGGTCTACCTCCCCCCCCCGACGACGCTGCACGACGCAGTCATCATGCGATTGCCCTGGGCGCGTAGCGGCAAACCAACGATTCAAGACGGGTGAACGCGGTACACTGGGTCGCACGCGGATCGCTCATACTAACGAGCACCGCCTCATGACGGCGGCATCAGGTACTTTCGTTCTGACCGACAGAGGCGAGCACCACAGGATGGCCCCCGACTCCTCAGGTCTTCCAGACGGTACGGTGACGTTGCTGTTCACCGACATCGAGGGTTCGACACGCCACGTGCTACGGCTCGGCGCGTCGTATCCCGAGCTGGTGGCACGGCACCGCGAGATCGTGCTGGACGCCGTCGGGCCGAATCGTGGCCAACTCGTGGACGCCCAGCACGACACCCTCTTCGTCGCATTCGCCTCGGCTCAGGACGCCATCCTTGGAGCGGTCGGCGCACAGCAGGCGCTCGCCACCGAGCTCTGGCCCGACGACGAGCCGATCCGCGTTCGGATGGGCCTGCATACCGGCGAACCGGAGCGTACCGCTGACGGCTACACGGGCCTGGACGTGCATCGCGCGGCCCGGCTCTGCTCGGCGGCGCACGGCGGCCAGATCGTCATGTCCCAGACGACGCGGGCGCTCGTCGGCCGGGCCTTGCCGGAGGGCATCTCGGTGCGAGATCTCGGCCACCACGTCTTGAAGGATCTCCCGCGGCCCGAGCACCTGATTCAACTGGTCGTCAGCGCGCTGCCGAGCGAGTTCCCACCGCCCCGCACGCTCGGCGCTCCGGCGGGCCTCCCCGTCCAGCGCCAGCCGCTGATCGGCCGGGACATGCTGCTGGACCGCTGCGTCCGCCTCGTGCTGGACGAGCGAGTCCGCCTGTTGACGCTCACGGGCACTGGCGGGACGGGCAAGACGTCACTGGCGGTCCAGCTGGCCGCCGCGCTGCTGCCACACTTCGAAGACGGCGTGCAGTACGTTCCACTGGCCCCAGTCACCGATGCGGCGCTGGTGGAGCGGACCATCGCTCGGGCGCTCGGCGTGCAGGAGCGCGGCGCGCAACCGATGCTCGACTCGCTGATCGATGCGCTCAGCGGGCGTCAAAGCCTGCTGGTACTCGACAACTTCGAGCACGTCCAGCCAGCCGCCCCGGTCGTGGCGGCGCTCCTGGCCGGCTGCCCGGCCCTCTGCATCGTCGTCACCAGCCGCGAGCTGTTGCACCTCTCGCAGGAGTACGACATCAACGTGCCGCCGCTGCCGCTGCCCCCGCCCGATGGCGCAACCTTCGAGCAGTACGCGGCCAGCGACGCGGTACGCCTCTTCGTGACGCGCGCGCAGGCCGTCCGCAACAGCTTCGCGTTGACGGAGGAGAATGCCCCTGCCGTGACCGAGATTTGCCGGCGGCTCGACGGACTGCCGCTGGCGCTCGAGCTGGCGGCCGCGCGGATCCGTCTGCTCCCCCCGAAAGCGTTGCTGAGCCGCCTGGACCGTCGCTTGCCGATCCTCACGGATGGGCCACGCGATCTGCCGGCCCGCCAGCGCACCCTGCGCGACACCATCGGCTGGAGCTACGGCTTGCTGGGCGATGCCGACCGTCGGGTGTTCCGCCAGCTCGGGGTATTCGTCGGCGGGTGGACGCTCGAAGCGCTGCAGGCCGTTACCGCCGACGCCTCGGCCGCTGAGTCGCCAGCGCCCGCTGCCGGACGCCCCACGGACACCGGCGACCCGTTTGACGCCATCACCGCCCTCGTGGACAAGAGCCTCGTCCGCCAGTCCACCGTGGAGGGCGAGCCGCGCTACTCGCTGCTGGAGACGATTCGCGAGTTTGCCGCTGAGCAGCTTGACCTGCATGACGAGACGTTCGCCGCGCGCGCCCGCCTGACGGAGTACCTGCTCGCGCTGGCCGAGGCCGCCGATCCCGAGCTGTTGACCGCCGAGCAGGTGGGCTGGCTCGACCGGCTGGAACGCGAGCTGGGGAACCTCTCCGTGGCGTTCACCTGGTGTGCCGCTGCTCACGCTCAGGGTCGGCAAACGCCCGGGGGCAGCCCGGCCGGCCTGGCCGGGCTGCGGCTCGCCGGGGCGCTCCATTGGTTCTGGTGGCTCGGCGGGCACGTCTCCGAGGGGCGACGGTGGCTGTCGGAGGCGTTGTCGTGGGAGCTTGGCGACGAGGCCCAACCAGCGCGGGCACGCGCCCTGTACGCGGCCGGCACGCTGGCGATGATCCAGGGGGCCTACGATGAGGCCCACGCGCTGCTCGACCAGGGTTACGAGCTGGCGCTCTCGCTGGGGGACCGGATGACAGCCGGCCGCTCGCTGAGCTACCGCGGCATCATCGAGACGTACTTCTACGAGACCGATCGGCTGGACCGCGATGCGGCGTGGCGGACCTCGGACGTCAGCGCGCAGTTGCTCGAAGCCACCACGGACCGCTGGGGACAGGCCCTCGCCGTCTCGCAGCTTGGCGCTCATGCCCGGCGTGTCGGCGCCTTTGACGAGGCCGAGAGGCTGCTGCTGCGCGCCAGCGCGATGGCCCGAGACATCGGGGAGCGCTATCTGCTCGGCTCGTGCGTACCGAAGCTCGGCAACCTCTACTACGACGTCCAGCGTTACGACGACGCCGAGCCGCTCTTCCTCGAAGCGCTCGCAGCATTCCGCGAGCTGCGCGAGGACTGGTGGACGGCACGCTGCCTCCAGTACCTCGCGCTCACCGCCGGAGGCCGCCAGGAGTATCTGCGCGCGGCGCTGCTGATTGGCTGTGCAGATGCGATCCTCGAACGCGGCGCCTCGCGGCGCAATCCGCGCGAGGAGAGCCACTACCTCCGGCTTCGAGGCGAGCTGGTCCAGGAGCTGGGCGAGGCGACGTTCGACGACGCATACGCGCGTGGTCGACAGACCGTCCTCGATGAGATGCTGCGCTACGTCCACGAGGAGCGCGCCCGCGTCCCAACCTGAGGCCGAGCCGTGACGCTCGCCCGATCGACTGTTCCCTGGGGGACGCCCCAGCTGAGACCGAACCAGTACACTCGACGGAGGCGAGGGGGTGTCATGGCCACGTCAATGGACCTCGAACTGCTGCGCAAGTCCATCGTCCTCGGGTCACTGCCGCCCGCCGAGCTTGAGCGCCTGATCCCCACGCTGAAGCGCCGCAGCTTCCGTCGGGGCGAGACGCTGTACCACCAGGGCGACCCCGGGCACGTGCTCCACGTCGTGCTCGACGGGCGGGTGAAGGTCGTGCTGCCGTCCGAGACAGGCGAGGAAGCCGTCCTGACGGTTATGGGGCCCGGCGACGTGCATGGCGAGATGGCGCTGCTGGACGGCGAG
This genomic interval from Chloroflexota bacterium contains the following:
- a CDS encoding methyl-accepting chemotaxis protein; its protein translation is MPWLNERSIRTKLLSAFLLLGLVPMLAVSVFAYRSAERTVIDAAGQRVEDVAFQAIDKLDRNLFERYGDVQAYALSAPARSMEPERIAAWIDTMMGVYSPIYKLMIVADAQGHIVAVNSVDLDGKPLPTSQALLQRDVSGERWYREAMAGQIKDTTALVEDLHHDDLMRAVYGESSGADLALSFSAPIKDVDGRIVGVWTNRFNWDVATQILKEVQDRARRDGMETMRLGLLSLRGLPLIHDDAAQILQASPSADQRATLARAAPTGHRDGVSTAGDSAVMAGWANSAGYASYPGLSWVATSSQSRDEVLAPAMSLGAALAGALAVAVAVICTVSWLVARVLVRQINRVGAVASRLAEGDLRETVDAESADEIGKMATAMSRMVRYQRQMAAVADAVAAGDLAMDVEPQSEHDALSIAFREMVGNLRELLGEVTATADRLAGTSTELGQTAARTGDVVQQVSRSIQQVVGGVSETSQSAHHSNAAVGQLTEAIDSVARGAMQQAHQVQTASGTSARMAASVQQMAATV
- a CDS encoding NAD-dependent epimerase/dehydratase family protein, which gives rise to MTRYFLTGGAGFLGINLSRFLLARGHEVVTYDLAPFDYPDAKGRVTAITGDIRDRAALWRAMQGADVVIHTAAALPLYSTQDILTTDITGTRNVLEIALQHGIDRVVHISSTAVYGIPDHHPLYEDDRLIGVGPYGKAKIKAEQLCESAREAGLCVPILRPKSFVGPERLGVFALLYDWAHTGHNFPNIGMGNNRYQLLDVADLCDAVYLVATGEREEVNDTFNIGAAEFTTWKQDVQAVLDEAGHGKKVIPLPIVTPMIWTLRLLEAFNLSPLYKWVYETVSKDSFVSIEKAQRVLGFDPRYSTAEAMVRNYHWYVEHLDQFEGTAGVSHRVPWKQGILGLAKLVF
- a CDS encoding HD-GYP domain-containing protein, which translates into the protein MHVRDLSSVRPGNVLARAVFTERGDVLLAEGTVLTEAYVEALRQRGFFTVHVEDGLSDDVRPVDIVSAQVRASTAAHVARMFEIVAVTAGVMPSRAPSSGAGARPSPSSSRGRSAGRPTDQLGDRVLQLPSDGMSMLEALYRDIERIMAEILGADAVASLESLKTHSDYTFEHSVEVAIVAIVLGRNLGLPDSQIRELALGALLHDIGKVYIDPAIVNKPGRLTLEEFEEIKKHPLLGFELVRRLPLFSTLPAHVAYQHHEKQDGSGYPRQLVGNNRILRLEADRLRPTRILLIAEIAAVADVFCALASARPYKPAFPLDRVAVMLRQIAGSHLNHDVVSALLSTVPMYAIGHWIEVVTGPYRGWRGVVTGVDAATLHLPQIRLHLDARRNAVHVPVEADLRQHADWKIVCLPPGEEPTAPPLEQRGVS
- a CDS encoding tetratricopeptide repeat protein, which encodes MTLLFTDIEGSTRHVLRLGASYPELVARHREIVLDAVGPNRGQLVDAQHDTLFVAFASAQDAILGAVGAQQALATELWPDDEPIRVRMGLHTGEPERTADGYTGLDVHRAARLCSAAHGGQIVMSQTTRALVGRALPEGISVRDLGHHVLKDLPRPEHLIQLVVSALPSEFPPPRTLGAPAGLPVQRQPLIGRDMLLDRCVRLVLDERVRLLTLTGTGGTGKTSLAVQLAAALLPHFEDGVQYVPLAPVTDAALVERTIARALGVQERGAQPMLDSLIDALSGRQSLLVLDNFEHVQPAAPVVAALLAGCPALCIVVTSRELLHLSQEYDINVPPLPLPPPDGATFEQYAASDAVRLFVTRAQAVRNSFALTEENAPAVTEICRRLDGLPLALELAAARIRLLPPKALLSRLDRRLPILTDGPRDLPARQRTLRDTIGWSYGLLGDADRRVFRQLGVFVGGWTLEALQAVTADASAAESPAPAAGRPTDTGDPFDAITALVDKSLVRQSTVEGEPRYSLLETIREFAAEQLDLHDETFAARARLTEYLLALAEAADPELLTAEQVGWLDRLERELGNLSVAFTWCAAAHAQGRQTPGGSPAGLAGLRLAGALHWFWWLGGHVSEGRRWLSEALSWELGDEAQPARARALYAAGTLAMIQGAYDEAHALLDQGYELALSLGDRMTAGRSLSYRGIIETYFYETDRLDRDAAWRTSDVSAQLLEATTDRWGQALAVSQLGAHARRVGAFDEAERLLLRASAMARDIGERYLLGSCVPKLGNLYYDVQRYDDAEPLFLEALAAFRELREDWWTARCLQYLALTAGGRQEYLRAALLIGCADAILERGASRRNPREESHYLRLRGELVQELGEATFDDAYARGRQTVLDEMLRYVHEERARVPT